The window TCAGCAGGTATATTCATCTCACAGTGAGATAGTTTGCACTCGTGATTAGTTTGGCTCAAATGAAATTATTGTCATCTTTGCTCTTGTTCTGCAATTTATTCTCTATTACACCAGGTTTCAGTTACAAGGAAAGGATTtagaaatcaaattaaaaacttgtGGTGGAGAAAAGGGAAAGAAGATCCACCAGACGAGCATGGGCCAATGTATATTTAATCTTCAAATTATTGCCTTATATAGTTATATTTGATTGGGCATATGAATTCTGCCATTTCCATTTCTCTTTGCTTTatcatttggtttgtttaaTCGCTGCTGAAGGTACACTTTTAGCTCCATAGAATCTCAGATACGAGTTTTGGGTGACTATGCTTTCATGTTACAAGATTATGAACTTGCTTTGTCAAACTATCGACTTATTTCTACGGACTACAAGCTTGACAAAGCATGGAGGCGCTTTGCTGGTGTTCAGGTACTTCTTTGCTTCTGTTCCGTAATCATTTATCTTCTTCTTTTAGGTGGAAGTTCCGGGATCATATATTTGGCCATCTACTGGGCACtatattacatttttatattgttttgtCTTGTTTTAGTTGTCACATACTTGATTAGAAGCTTTATGCTCTATTTTGGTTTCAATCCATGTTAGaaagttttctttttaaatagaTTCTATTTGTTGGATACTTGTACTGTTATTAcatttcttttttgaaaatacATTGCTTGACCCCgtgaatttcattttctttttccccCCTGGTCAATTAGTGCTACCACAGAAGAAAGAAAATAGTAGCCAAGACCATTTCACGGATTCAAGAGCAGGATCGGATTGGTCTGtttgattttcattttatttggtAATAATTGAGCATTGCTCAGAAACTCTTTGCATGGAGAAGTTTGCTTTGTTTGTTCCATGAGCAGTTTCACGAACAATTtcattttttggattattttttggtttttatgCTGCAAACATGAGATTATAGCCTTCTATATACTCTACATCAAACTATAACAGTGACTAAATTATGCACTTGTCTGATCTCTTCTTTCTATAATGTATTAATTTTTGTCTTTCAATGCTTTTACAGGAAATGATGGGTTTATGTTGTTTTATGTTGGATCAGTCGAGAAAAGATGCGGAGTACTGCATGGAAATTGCTTTTAGTGCTTATTTGGTATTTATAAGCTTAATTTGCTGCATTTTGGTTTTTGATAGAGATGTTTTGAAGTTATGTATAAAAATCCCCTCTTTTCCACTTGCAAACAAAATTAAGATTTTTCTTGGGGTTCCATTAATCTACTGCAGGTTCATGTAAGAAAACATGTGGAATATTGCATGTTCACACAAGAAAACTTTAACTGGTCACTAGAATATTCAGCCTGCAGATTGGTTGATCTTGATTTGTGACAGTTCTAGTGGTAGTTTATCATGTCATTTTACTTCGCCAGATTTCTGACCTGGACGTTGGACgtaaatatgaattttgttCTCAACATCAAACGATTGTCAATTTGTATATTTTTGGATTCAGTTGGTAACTGTAGCCTCTTGGAATTGTGTTGGGTGGAGATCTGAACTTCTTGATCTGAAATCTGAGCTCTACTGGTTTATAGGCTTAAGCTCTTTTTGCATCTTTATTTTGACGCATTGATGGTGTGAAATGGTGTCTAGGCTGATTTAAGCGATAACATAACTAGATCTACAAGGTCCATGTTATTACATGTTCTTTGGTTATCAAGAATCTGAAATTTTTGATTAGATTATATCTTTTAATTCAGAAAATACCATCTGGCATGAGAAATGCAACACGTTGTGGCCTTTGGTGGGCAGAAATGTTAAAGGCTAGGGGTCAGTATAAGGATGCTGCAGGTGTCTATTTTCGTATCTCTGGTGAGGTAATGCCCATGATTTGATGGTTGAACTGATGAGAGATTGTAAAATATCTTCCTGAAGCACATAATATTTTAGGAACCCCTGCACTCAGCCGTGATGCTTGAGCAAGCATCCTACTGCTACTTGCTATCCACACCAaccatgctacgaaagtatgGATTTCATCTTGTTCTTTCGGGAGATCTCTACAAGAAATGTGGTCAGGTGATGGTTTCTTACATAAGTATGCAATTTATAATTCATGGTTTTTGTAATGATCTGAAAAAGATGTTGGCTTGTCCTTGATCAGATAAAACACGCAATCAGAACATACAAAGGTGCCCTTTCTGTCTTCAAAGGCACTGCATGGGTGCACATTAGGGATCATGTTCATTTCCATATTGGAAAGTAAGGAAGCTCTCTAATCTTGATTGGTAAATTATAGATTTTCTATTTTTCCATGCTTCATTCATGTTTCAGGtggtatgcatttcttggaaaTTTTGGTGAGGCTGTTAAACATATGTTAGAGGTCCTGGCATGTGGTCATCAACCCAGGGCGACTCAAGAGTTATTTTTAAGGGGCTTTTTTCAAGTTATTCAGGTGTCTGCTGCTAAATTGCTTTTGTTCTCTTAAACTGTTTCTCTTCCATTTTGTTGTACCTGTTtccttttcttccttttttttcctGTTGCTAGTTGGTAATAACCTCATGGGGTCTAATCCCAAATTTTATCACTAATATGACAACCTATTAAAAAGTAGTTTGTTTTGTCGCATCTGCAACTGATAATGATAATACTCCTGTAGATAAAGTTTAGGCCATTGCATCCATCCTATTCACGCTCAgcgaaaaatattaatttttagtcATTGCTGCCACTTGAAATTATATGTCAAAAGTTACCTGTTATTTTACTGTTGAACTTTCATGTGTTATCCAGTTCCTTTCTCACAATGATACGAAAGCTGAGTTAATGAAAGGTGTATTCAGCAAGTTGtttaaaatcgaaaatttggGTGTTCGTTGCTTAATCCTCTTCTTAGCCAACtcaagaaatttaaattcaCCCTTGTGTTCTTCCTTCATGCTCATATTTACTTTAATGTTAATTAAACGTCAGTGATATCTTTCTTTTACTTGTTTCGTTGTAGGAAACTGGGAAAGCATTTGAGATTTTCAGGCTTCAGTTACCTGTCATAAACTTTCCTTTAACTAAAGTTGTTTTTGAGGATCATCGAACTTTTGCTTCAGCTGCAGCAGTAAGTTAGTTTGCAGTTCTCCTTAATAACAAGCTGGTGGTGGGGTTACTCATTTTTTGATTGCATACATATCTGATCGATCATCTATGTGGTGTTACTGTCCGTATGCCGACTTGTCACTTGATGATTGAAGAGCTGTTTTTTAGTTCTAAtattattcttatttatcaTCAACGCTCCATCCAAGTGCCGTGATGGTTATTGCCTATCGAGTGTTGATGATAGAGGATTACTATAACTTTGCTATTGGTGGAGTAAGATGATCATTCCAAAAACGGACGAACCActgtttctgatttttcaaacttAGTTTATGTTTTGTGAGCCCTAATAAATTCATCTTCAGGATGTTTATTGTGGGTGTCCCCCCTCCcttgtaacaaaaaaaaaaaaaaaattcatcttcAGGTGTCACATGAAGATAGAAGAACTCTCTTTGAAATTATAATACACATTACTTTTGTGGTGCTGTTCCATTGTGGTTGACTTGTGCTCAGAGTTATTTTCAGTCTTTTGGTCGTAGATGGCATATCCTCTGGTTTTAAAAGTTGCCAACTATTGGATGAAGAGAAAATGGCACACAGATATTTATGCAGCCATTTTTTGAATTGAACTTGAGCTATATCTGCTTTCCTGTCTTTCATGATTGGTTTGGACTGAAGATTTTTAGAATCCGATTCCTATTTAATAGTAACTCATGATAGTCCTTCAGTATCACAATAAAGCCCTAGAGTCTATGGCTGTATTTTGTGATAAAATGGTAACTACTGATTTAGAGCTGTTGCATTCATTTgtcttttttcaataaaaactTGATGTCTCTCTTACTCTTGTTAACTCTAAATGTTGGAAATTGTCATTTCACCAGTAGTTGACTTGGAGGGTTTTGCTTTCAACATAGTATTATGAATTATAGTGTCATCCAATCTTGATTTCTATCTGTTTCTTGGAGTATGTTCTTTTATTGATGCTTGCAGTCCCAATTTCCTGACCTTTAGGCAAATATTGAAGAAAGTTTATGGCAGTCTTTGGAGGAGGACATAATTCCATCATTGTCAGTTATGAGGACTAACTGGCTGGAGTCACAACCAAAGGTCATTCCAAAGAATTACAAGGAATCAAATGTATCTGTTTCTGGAGGTATGAATGAAGTTGATATTATGCTCTAGTTGCAGAGTGTTGGATATATTGGGTCAAACTTCGCTGCACGTATTCCACCGATACTGGGGACAATGTTTAGTTTGTAATAGGATTGATGACATGACTTTGTGGGATCTTACTGTAATAATTTCCAGGACGTAGCAAATTTATGGTTGTGCATACTTCCTTTTTAGTTTAATGTAATTTGTCCTCTGACTAATACCTGAGCCTGAGGCTATGCTTACGAATGCTTCTGTCTTGCAGAAAACATagataaaatagtttttttataGGTTATCATGTCGCCGAGTTCATGATTATTTTTCGTGAGATTTGCCTATGCCAAGCGCTTGGTTTTAGAATTCTTTGCAGCATTTCGGAAGCTCCTATGAAGATGGTGAATATGTCTTACATATTCACTTTTAGATAGAAATTGTGTTATCTGGTCATTGTTGACAAACTTAACcacttatctttattttttaatcagaAATTTGCTATCTTAAAATTCTTACACATGATCACTACCCGAATCCAGACTTCCATCCACCAAAAATTCTTGGTTCTGAGCCTGGGAGTCCAGAGTAGGAGATTTACTGCTTAAAATCTTTGCATGTTTTCAGCTAACTTTTGTCATTCAGCTAACTTTTTTTCTGGAGCATGTATGGTTTTTAGCTGCACAaacttaatttgtttttttcttttcttattgCAACACATTCGTTATTTCATGGCTCATGCAACGATTTGATAGTATATACTGATAGTTGTCTTCTATTGTTGTTGATATGTTCACTCTGTGGAGTGCTTGCCAACATTTCATATTGTTTCCATGACTTTTCAGAGTCAATAAAGGTGGATGTGAATTTGAGAAACCCACTTCAAATCCCTCTATCCATTTCAAATGTTTCACTAGTATGTGAATATTCAGCAGAATCTAACGAAACTGAATCAGGTAACTTTTCTTTTAGTAATTTTCCTACTGCAAATCAATGTTCTGTTTCTATTTTCTCTGGACCTTTCTTATATGTATTAGTTGATATGAGTGAGTGCCTGTCCTCTTAGATTTGTATATTCTTCCGTCTTAAGtctttatattgaagttaaaaTTGACAAGAATCATTAGCATAACTACTGTGGGCCTATTTTGAATAATGCAGATTCAAGTAGCACTTTAATTGACTATGGGAATGCCTTGGAAATGAGAGCCGTGTCAACTAGTGGGTATGTCAGTGATGCAAAGATTGGGATCTTTTGGTTTTTGATATCTCCGTgtgttttttttgaaaattaagcaTCTCCCATGTATTTCGATACATGCCTAGCTTCCAAAATAAAACACATTGTTGGGTTATATTTATAACTGCCCCTGCAAAAATTATGGTTCCTCATaattttttcttggttttaCCATGCGCATGCTATGTGTGACTTTTGCTGATAATATGTTCTTGTCCAATGCAGGGATGAGAGCTTAGACACATCTTTCTTTACTTTATCTGAAGTTGACATTTTGATGCAAGGTGGTGAAACTATATCGGTGAGCTTTGCTAATAATTAAAcgtagaatttttttattatttctcatCTTATACTAATATGTACTCATTTACTCCGTCTTACGTTTATTGATATTCTATCCCTATTTGGATGTCTTATGTAAAATCTCTGAGTCTTTGGCGAATATCCAACATAATACCTGGTTTTGGTCTGAGAACATCAGATTTCaaaatacaaacaaaaaaagaaaaggaaatccATACTCTCATGAAAAGAGTGTACAAAAACACTGCAATAACAGAAAGCCTTATCTTCATTCCTTACCCTCCCAGGAATACTCATCACTGTTAAAGCCTTTCCTCAAATTTGTTGGGGTTGGCTAGGTTGCTTGTTTAAAAATTAGCCTAGTCCCAATAAACCTCGACTAAATATCGAAGTAATAAGGAGAGGAATTGAGTTAGGTTGGACCATGGCTAAAAAACCGATGCTTCCACTTTCAATTAAAGCTGAAACTGTAACTGAACTGTTTGGATATGGTTTCGGTTCCAGTTCTGGTTTAGTTAATGGTTTGAACCAATTtgaactaaattttattttttaaaacattcaaCGGCcaagaaaagaataataataccattcataatatgataaaactaattgaagttaattatttaatgatttattacaaaatattatgaatatttaatttttattgaaaattaaaataaaaaataaataaaagtataGGTTAAATGTAAGCTATAAATTATATAGTTTACTTATATAAATTAAGTTGTTTGTATGCACTATAagatcttaaaattttataatttagggTCTGATTATGTTTTCACATGATTTtggtttctttttatttttatttttaggaaCTGGAACCGAATCATAACTCCTAGGTTTCCAGTTACAGTTTTGAATGTGAAGCCAAAAAACAGTTTCGCTTTTAGAGACGGCTTCGGTTTCAGTTCATGTTTCCAATACAACCTAGGTCGAGTCTAATTAAGTGTCTAGAAATAGTTGTGTCGATAGTTGATGCATGAACTAAGGACCAAAGTAAGAATATGTCCGCAATCAAATTATCTCTTGGTGCAAATGATTTAGCTATTAGAGAACGAAGAAATATATATCTGATAGTTCTAAATATATCCTTCTAACTATGTCCCGTGTTTATCACCACTCTTCTCATTCGTTGATGCATAGTATTTTGTCTCTGTAATAAGTACTCCAATTAGTTTCTTCAGGTTGATATGTTGTTTAATGGAATTATAAATGTTCTCTCACACTCTTTTTCTTTAATCTTCAGGTTCAGCTAAGAGTCACTCCCAAAGCAGAAGGCACCCTAAAAGTAGTTGGTGTTAGGTGGAAACTTTCTGGTTCAGTGGTTGGAGTTTGTAACTTTGATTCAGATGCTATCAGAAAGAAAGTTAAGGGGAAAAGGAAACCAAAGCAATCAATCAAAGGAAGCCTGAAGTTCCTGGTGATAAAGGTACTGgctttgttgtttttgttgaagtggcataatttatattttacttGATTCTGGATAGTCGAATGGTTACAAATTCCTTATATTCTACTTATCTGCTTAAACTTGTTTTATATCCAGAGCCTACCCAGACTTGAAGGCGTCGTTGACAATTTACCTAAAATAGTTTATGCGGGGGACGTTCGTTGCCTTACTTTAGAGATAAGAAATCCATCAAAAATATCCGTGAAGGTattgttgtttttctttttcttttttactttttttagtCATTTATATTCTTGTCAACAACTGAGGAAGCATGTGATTTTACTTCCATCACATTGTCTTTAAGTAAAAAGTGTTGGCTGATCAAATGCTCGACTTTGCCCTTACATAAGATCTTCCCCTGATTATAAGTATTATGAAAATGAAAACTGATTCATATTTAAGAAACAGTTTTTTGAAGATAGTATTGATTACTTGTAATTTGTTGTAGATGaagaattataaattttggtatTCTAGtcgtttctttttcttttcaattatttattttgaaccaatagtttataattttaaattttaattatattaaattaagattatttttttattaaaaattcttataaatttgtcaaataaatattatttttgagagtAAATgtgaaaacaatatatttttattttaattaattattttggaaaaaaaatttgcacCCCTCAGCCAAAATTTCTAGCTTTGTCCCTGCCAGTGTcatgttatttattattttattctttttcaaCTAACTCTTTTTAATACTCTTAGATTAGATTTATGCTGTCCCTCACTTGTACATGGAAAACATTCTAATGTCATGTTTTTCATATGGTGGattgttttaatttatggattGTCTGGTACATTTTACGTTTAAACTCATGCTTTGTACGGTGGTTAGTGTGACATATCACTCACAAGCTGTTTTGACTTCAGTGAAATGATGAGATGTGCAAAATCTGATATTAATGATGATTGCTGCAGAATGATTATCCATTCAAGAGTGTATTGCTTCCTTCCGCGCAATCACACGAGTTCATTTTTAGGATATGAATTCTTTGTTTCCCAAAATGATTAAAAGTTATCTCTTCTCTACTGATTTTTCATTGTTGTTGAGCTCCTGGTGCTTGTCAAAACCACATCTTATCTCTGTTTTCACGAGGGTTTGATTAGTTACTATCTTATAATTTCTCCATTTGCTCCAGGTATTGGAGGAGGTAAACAATTGTTTGTTGGTATGCCCTGGTTAATTTGTTTATATGGTGACATCCAACTGCACTGGATTGAGGGAATATTACCTTTGTTTACTTTTTCTGATGTTTTCTCTTTTGGCAGAATTTGAAAGTGCGGGTCAATCATCCAAGATTTATTAACGTTGCAGATCAGGAAGTTATAAAGCAAGAATTTCCAACTTGTCTTGAAAAACAAGCAGATTCACAAAATTTGACTTATCTGGATACTCAGAAATATACAAATAGTGTATTTGTGTTCCCTGAGGTCATTGGGCTCTaccttttatttttcatgtgcaATGTCTAACATATTCATTGTATTTCGTTTTAACATTTCAACTCTTTTTTTCACAGACTGAACCAATTTGTTGGGAAAAGCCATTAAGGTGGCCCCTATGGTTTAGGGCTGCTGTAGCTGGAAATGTTTCGCTCTACATAACCATTTACTATGAGATGGAAGATAAATCAACTCTTATAATATATCGAACTTTAAGGATGCATTACAAATTGGAGGTATGTACTGAAAAGAAGTATGATCTTATTGTGGCTGTATTTTAAGCTCTATTGGTAGCATGCAAAACTTAATTGAATATCAGAGAGCATTCTTGTTGATCATTTGGTATGACTCATCATTCAATATAAGGAAACCTACTTGGTGCTATTTCATTCATCAGCCAATTGAAATTGGGATGTATTGGTAAAGGTAGATATCTCCAACAGCATATCTATCATTAATTTTCTCCTTACTCGTCATCTGAAAATTTATAGGTAATTCCATCTCTGGAAGTGACATTCCAACTCAGCCCTTCTCCTTCCAGATTGCATGAGTTCCTTGTGCGGATGGATATTATCAACAGAACCACTTCAGAGAGTTTCCAAGTTCACCAATTATCATGTGTTGGATACCAGTGGGAACTCACGCTACTTCAATCAACAGATTCTGGCTTTCCTTTGGATTTCTTAATGGCTGGACAGGCTTTGTCATGCTTTTTCACGCTAAAGGTTTGTATCAAAGTTggatattttcttgaaatgatTCATGGAGATTCCTTTTGATAATATTCTTGTTGGGTTTATGCTTTGTGCCTGTCAAGTTTCAGAATCTTTTATCTGCTGCCGTAtgtcaaattattattttagataATTTTTACATGCCATATCATAAATTTAGACACCAAATGGATAGTAGCTTGAAGCATTTTGGAAATTAGTCATGTGAGTTGCCCACATACTTTTACCTCGACAGGATTTGCTAGAGGTGTTTCCATGCTTAAATCATTATTGTGTCAAATCTGGGCAATTGACTCCAGACTGGAGCTGTGTGCAATTTTttgtcttcttcttctttctttttaattaatttttttaataatgataTATACTGTAATACAATGCTGATAATGTTAACCCCTATAAGCACCAGTCTCCACTTTAttcttattaaattttcaacatCTTATTTGTCAGTTGCCCTTCtcattttttttggttatttttctAGAGTTATTATTGTATTAAGTTTTTTTTGGATGCAGAAATTCCAAACAGGAGTGACTGGTGAAGACGATATATCGTCTCTTTCCACTTCAGCAAGGGCAGATGTAAAACTCTGTGCTAGGGATTCCAAACAGTTGTATGATATGTCGATATCGCCTTTTATCATATTTCACCATTATGAAAGAATACACCAGAAAAGACCAGACCAGGTTAACCCTGCCTTTGCTTTCTATTGTCCTGCTGAATTGGCAGTTGGCATTGACATACTTTGGTTCATCCTCAATTAAGTTGTTAGTGATGAGCTTTTTAAATATACGTAACATGAATGAGATGTTCCAGATTGAAAAAAAAACGGTTTGTTCATCCATGCTCATTCCATCTCAAATTGAATGGCTAAGTGGCATGGgtgaatattttgtattatcatTTAATATCTGTTGGCACAAAATGGAATGTAAAATAAGTgcctctttttttctttttattttggttttgtGGACAGTATGTGACTGTAATATTAGGGATACGAAATGAAACCGCGTGATTGACTGAAGCCATCAATAAATGCTTTTGTTGATCTTTGTTGAAAAATGTGAATCTTCTGTTTTCGTTTATACTCCCATCTTTTTCTTATAACAGGAATTTCACTGTTGTTTTTATCTTTTGGCATGGATTAGGATCATCAAAACACAGTCGACTTCATCTTGATTACTGAGTCACAAAGTGATTGCGATCCAGGGGTATCAAGGTCCAAAGAAATTTTCACTTATCACACATGCCATTGCAGGTTCGTCCATTTCTCTAGAGTCAATTCTTGCTGACGAATAACGATGTTTCCAGCAACTTTGAAGCCATATTTTTGCCTTCTTAATGCTTATCTTCTTTATTTACTGTTCTTGTTTCTGTCTATGCTACAGAATTGCTCGTACAAGCCCAATATCATGGCTAATGAATGGCCCACAGATAGTGAGGCATGACTTTTCTGCTGCTTTATGCGAAATTAATCTTAACTTTACCGTGCACAACTCCTCGGAGGATAATGTATCAGTTCGGCTCACCACCCACGATTCTACAACGCCCATAAACACACTCGGCAATTCTGCTTCAGTTTCTGGAAATGAATTGGGTTGGTACAATATATCTCATTCTAGTGACGTTAAAGGAACATCTGATGTAATGGGAACTCGAGCTAGCAAGACCATGTTGCCCGAGAGCATTTCACCTTTCATTTGGTCAGGATCAACTTCAACTCACTTCAACCTCGACCCAATGTCTACCACGGAAGTTCCTCTCCAAATTAGTGTATTTTCTCCCGGTACATATGATCTATCGAATTACTCATTGCACTGGAATCTTTTACCGGCTGCTGGTAAAGGAGATGATGCGAACAAGTCACGAGTGTCATCTGGTACTTGCCAGGGGCATTCTTATCATATCACGGTGCTGCAAAAAGAATGATATTTTCTTGTAAGTTCCTAATTTGAAAATGTTAATTATTTTCAGTGGTTTTTTACTTGCAACTTATAAATCACGATGATTCCATGTATTATTGTAGCAAGATAGAATTTAGAAATACAAAATTGAATAAGCCAGTTACAGCTGAACCACCtgtaattttttcatttttaaccCATCTGGACGTTTTGTGGACCAATGTCGGCGTTTTTCTTCTTTATCTCTTCTGAGAAACAAATTTTACCCATTTttgaattcttttgtttttaatatggTCCTGGAATATTATGATGTCGTTCTTTTGCATGAGcaaaatttgataaatgaattttaaatgacTCGCTATTCTCATTGTACTCATTGTGGCGGAGAAGTTTTACGtcaatttcttttataatcTACACGTATATTCAATGTGTCTTTTACGTGAGATTTAAGGGCCATATTAGCCCGCCGATGCTTCTTCCAGGAGAACACAGTGCTTGTACCTAAGAAGTCGCTGTAAAGCGTACTGTTGTCAATAGAGCTCATACTGCAAACATCATGAAACGCTTCATTACAatcttgtttttaaatttttgtgagGAATGTAAGATGGGCAAAAGAAGGAACGAATAGTTGGAAAGCGTCCTTTCATcagtattttctttttaaagtttTTCTTCTGTTTCTTGTGTATATTCTTGCACAATAGGAGATTCCTGCAGCAGCTGGATCTCAATGCTCCAACCCATAGTCAGAGATATAGTTTATATTCGCTGATGTATCGCTATGTTTGAATTGTTCGTTTTGGTCTTTCAAAGTCAAAATATACTCTCATTATTCGTCTCAGTTACGTTTTTATAACAAATCAACAATACGTATAAGCGATGCATAAAGCAGCCATCTTATAAGCATCTCTCTCGTACCACCAACAAATGCACAAGTATTGGGTTTGTGAGCCTCGCCCAATTGCTACCCGGAGTAACCCATAAGAAAATACGTACACTTTTCAAAccaaaaaatcatatacaaaatattaattgCTGGCGAATATATGAATCATGTGATTGAATGACAATCAATATCCGAGGTAGTGGATCACTTCCATGGTCGAAGCGAGAGAACGACGATCAAGATGATAATCAACAAGAGCAAAATCCCGAAACAAGCCCATTTCCTAGTATTCTTTTGATGCTTCCTGGCTACCTCAAGCTGCTTGGCAGCCCCCCTGACATAGGAATTAGCCCTATTCACCTGACTCTCGATATCATCAAGCTGCTCCCCCTGGCTCTGCACTAAAACCGCCATATCCAAGAATACTTGGTGCAATTCCCTCAAGTTCCTCTCTATTTCCTTTACCGCATCATGCCTCTCTTGAATCTCCATTATAGTATCCATCACCCGCCCTCTTCCCTGTTGCTGTATCGCTTTCTGCAGAAAATTCTCGCTCTCACCTGTCTCTATCAATCTATCCAAGATTTTCTCATCCGGGTTTTCCCCAGTCACTGTGTAGTATCTCCGCTGCACCGTCTCTCTATACTCGGAACCCATTTTCTGTCTCAGTTCATTGAACTTATTCATGGTTCCCTGGAGCTTTTTCCTCAGGCCATTGACGACAGAAGTTCGAGTCCGGTCTGATGAGCTTCCAGGGCCAGATCCAGGTACGCTGCGGTTGGCAGTGTTGGAGCGGTCTAATTCTTCCAGGCCGAGTTTAATGAGTTTCGCAGTTTTTAGAGTAGCAGAAACGTCGGAATCCATCCGTGATCGGAGGCTCTTTATGGCTCCAGCGTTGTGCATGGTCTTGCTTTGCTCGTGCGCGGTCTGGAGCTGGCCGTAAAGGGTCTCCAGGTCCTGGAGCTGGTCTTTGATTACCTGCACGTCCTGGAAGAATCTGTCCAGGTTTTCGCCACCTGTTTCGACGGAGCCGCTCATCTCTATGGTATGGGAATTCTGCGGCGGGGAATGGTTTTCTCCCCGAGAAAATGATCTTGATAGTAGATCGTTCATGATTTCTCTTTATCAATGCTTCTTTCAGTTTATGATTTGAAGCTCTATATATATGTGATAACTAGATTGACATATGAATCGATTTGAACGTGAATTATTAATAGCATAATATGTTGAAAAATATGGTAAAATTCGGCAGGTTGAATGGGATAGAAATAAGACTTGTCAAATGAATGCGCCTGCCTGTTAGTTTCTTAGAAATACACCAGCAGGTAAGACCTCAAGTTGCATAGAATGTTCCATCTGCCTTGTCTATGTTACCCATTGCATATTTCATATTTAACTAATTTTTAACGAGATTATACGGAAAAGGAGTCTAAAGATGGATACAAA of the Primulina huaijiensis isolate GDHJ02 chromosome 1, ASM1229523v2, whole genome shotgun sequence genome contains:
- the LOC140985535 gene encoding uncharacterized protein, with the protein product MMDPANTTLGRMLLDQITPAVIVLRTPLVEESCRRNGLSFIEMLNPFCKFNNIDVPVRTASDQPYRLRRFKLRLFYASEIRQPNIEVAKERLKQVITQEGDKYISGLSSDPPEIGNVAPTSELEFVPSWFRIFNKELVDTVSFSEHEAFDHPVACLVAVSSKDKDPIDKFVDLFNTNQLPSLLNDGAMDPNILKYFLLVHDNDAGMLEKATGILTEMRSTFGVNDCRLLCINSSPDGLEEHQENPWAYYKNHTSPKQQFGGFLNLDDIRELRNTVQDLSSKHIIPLMELKIRVLNQQVSVTRKGFRNQIKNLWWRKGKEDPPDEHGPMYTFSSIESQIRVLGDYAFMLQDYELALSNYRLISTDYKLDKAWRRFAGVQEMMGLCCFMLDQSRKDAEYCMEIAFSAYLKIPSGMRNATRCGLWWAEMLKARGQYKDAAGVYFRISGEEPLHSAVMLEQASYCYLLSTPTMLRKYGFHLVLSGDLYKKCGQIKHAIRTYKGALSVFKGTAWVHIRDHVHFHIGKWYAFLGNFGEAVKHMLEVLACGHQPRATQELFLRGFFQVIQETGKAFEIFRLQLPVINFPLTKVVFEDHRTFASAAAANIEESLWQSLEEDIIPSLSVMRTNWLESQPKVIPKNYKESNVSVSGESIKVDVNLRNPLQIPLSISNVSLVCEYSAESNETESDSSSTLIDYGNALEMRAVSTSGDESLDTSFFTLSEVDILMQGGETISVQLRVTPKAEGTLKVVGVRWKLSGSVVGVCNFDSDAIRKKVKGKRKPKQSIKGSLKFLVIKSLPRLEGVVDNLPKIVYAGDVRCLTLEIRNPSKISVKNLKVRVNHPRFINVADQEVIKQEFPTCLEKQADSQNLTYLDTQKYTNSVFVFPETEPICWEKPLRWPLWFRAAVAGNVSLYITIYYEMEDKSTLIIYRTLRMHYKLEVIPSLEVTFQLSPSPSRLHEFLVRMDIINRTTSESFQVHQLSCVGYQWELTLLQSTDSGFPLDFLMAGQALSCFFTLKKFQTGVTGEDDISSLSTSARADVKLCARDSKQLYDMSISPFIIFHHYERIHQKRPDQDHQNTVDFILITESQSDCDPGVSRSKEIFTYHTCHCRIARTSPISWLMNGPQIVRHDFSAALCEINLNFTVHNSSEDNVSVRLTTHDSTTPINTLGNSASVSGNELGWYNISHSSDVKGTSDVMGTRASKTMLPESISPFIWSGSTSTHFNLDPMSTTEVPLQISVFSPGTYDLSNYSLHWNLLPAAGKGDDANKSRVSSGTCQGHSYHITVLQKE
- the LOC140963129 gene encoding syntaxin-121-like translates to MNDLLSRSFSRGENHSPPQNSHTIEMSGSVETGGENLDRFFQDVQVIKDQLQDLETLYGQLQTAHEQSKTMHNAGAIKSLRSRMDSDVSATLKTAKLIKLGLEELDRSNTANRSVPGSGPGSSSDRTRTSVVNGLRKKLQGTMNKFNELRQKMGSEYRETVQRRYYTVTGENPDEKILDRLIETGESENFLQKAIQQQGRGRVMDTIMEIQERHDAVKEIERNLRELHQVFLDMAVLVQSQGEQLDDIESQVNRANSYVRGAAKQLEVARKHQKNTRKWACFGILLLLIIILIVVLSLRPWK